One Amaranthus tricolor cultivar Red isolate AtriRed21 chromosome 10, ASM2621246v1, whole genome shotgun sequence genomic window carries:
- the LOC130826313 gene encoding protein ALP1-like, translating to MKIGKYYIKQVDFNVTYDGDNKWKWFEGALGVLDGTLIKMTVPVEDRPRYRDRKGDITTNVLATCDPSLRFNYVLPGWEGSASDPRILGDALRRPNGLKVPRNKYFLVDLGYSNAQGFLAPYKGTRYHLNLWRGSAPTNYKELFNLRHSSARNTIERAFGLLKKRWAILRKSSFYDKQTQVRIINACFVLHNFVREENLDEENLLNEVDDDLSNVEAFDTMEDEREDFISTEQASPQWNNLRDEMSQKMFREYQARRGAT from the exons ATGAAAATAGGCAAGTATTATATCAAGCAAGTAGATTTCAATGTGACTTATGATGGAGACAACAAGTGGAAGTGGTTTGAGGGGGCACTTGGGGTACTTGATGGGACACTTATTAAGATGACAGTTCCCGTCGAAGATCGACCTAGATATAGAGATAGGAAAGGAGATATTACTACCAATGTACTAGCTACATGTGATCCAAGTCTTCGGTTCAATTATGTTTTGCCTGGCTGGGAGGGATCGGCTTCTGATCCTCGCATTTTAGGGGACGCCCTCCGAAGACCCAATGGTCTCAAAGTTCCTAGGA ataaatattttcttgttgatttgGGATATTCTAATGCACAAGGCTTCTTGGCTCCATATAAAGGTACACGTTACCATTTAAACTTGTGGAGAGGAAGTGCTCCTACAAACTACAAAGAATTGTTCAACTTGCGTCATTCATCCGCACGTAATACTATTGAAAGAGCCTTTGGGTTATTGAAAAAGAGGTGGGCTATATTGAGGAAAAGTAGCTTTTATGATAAGCAAACACAAGTAAGAATCATAAATGCATGCTTTGTTCTCcataattttgttagagaagaaAATTTGGATGAGGAGAATTTGTTAAATGAGGTGGACgatgatttatcaaatgtagAAGCTTTTGATACAATGGAGGATGAAAGGGAGGATTTCATTTCAACGGAACAAGCCTCACCTCAATGGAACAACTTAAGAGATGAAATGTCACAAAAAATGTTCCGAGAATACCAAGCTCGAAGGGGGGCTACTTGA
- the LOC130825782 gene encoding membrane-associated kinase regulator 5 isoform X2, protein MKALTMLKFWKSYSNTSKLDTEAAITDNDDESVTTITDSTISDNFTEETEETEDDEESFFELELTSPFSYDFKFCQDSPCFENSSEKKEPELKLKSKPQSPTSVIRSASPKLRVFMFSRFNKKSKCVEEEVSDIESVSSSYSPKRNSSSLFNVKFRIEDGSIVPKLARSRSNSSSVSASPIIEKQNSEDYMESSKRFSKETIQKYLHRINPKSSKKNTDGEKFMSSPSSTSSISFPKKDEKQTSRFKMKCKQLGKSKSASAIIGVPSPTTFPVRNDHPCDGIEGAILHCKRSLTPCNGET, encoded by the coding sequence ATGAAGGCATTAACAATGCTCAAGTTCTGGAAATCATATTCTAACACATCAAAATTAGATACAGAAGCCGCCATTACTGACAATGATGACGAATCAGTAACTACCATCACTGATTCCACCATTTCCGACAACTTCACTGAAGAAACCGAAGAAACCGAAGACGATGAAGAATCCTTCTTCGAGTTAGAACTTACATCACCATTCTCTTACGACTTCAAATTCTGCCAGGATTCTCCTTGCTTTGAAAATTCATCAGAAAAGAAAGAACCTGAACTAAAACTGAAATCAAAACCTCAATCACCTACCTCTGTTATTCGCTCTGCTTCTCCGAAACTGCGAGTGTTTATGTTTAGTAGATTTAATAAGAAATCGAAATGTGTAGAGGAGGAGGTTTCTGACATTGAAAGCGTTTCGTCCAGTTATTCTCCAAAACGGAATAGTTCAAGTTTATTTAATGTGAAATTTCGAATTGAAGATGGATCAATTGTTCCGAAACTCGCTCGAAGTCGTAGCAATAGCTCAAGCGTTTCAGCTAGTCCAATCATAGAAAAACAAAACTCGGAGGATTATATGGAATCGTCGAAACGATTCTCAAAGGAAACGATTCAGAAATACTTGCATCGGATAAATCCAAAATCGTCCAAAAAGAATACAGACGGCGAAAAATTTATGTCTTCTCCGAGTAGCACATCATCGATATCGTTTCCGAAGAAAGACGAAAAGCAAACAAGTCGATTTAAGATGAAATGTAAACAACTAGGTAAAAGCAAATCAGCGTCAGCGATTATAGGAGTACCTTCTCCGACAACTTTCCCGGTTAGAAACGACCATCCTTGTGACGGAATCGAAGGCGCGATTTTACATTGCAAGCGTTCTCTCACTCCCTGTAACGGTGAGACTTAA
- the LOC130825782 gene encoding membrane-associated kinase regulator 5 isoform X1, with protein sequence MKALTMLKFWKSYSNTSKLDTEAAITDNDDESVTTITDSTISDNFTEETEETEDDEESFFELELTSPFSYDFKFCQDSPCFENSSEKKEPELKLKSKPQSPTSVIRSASPKLRVFMFSRFNKKSKCVEEEVSDIESVSSSYSPKRNSSSLFNVKFRIEDGSIVPKLARSRSNSSSVSASPIIEKQNSEDYMESSKRFSKETIQKYLHRINPKSSKKNTDGEKFMSSPSSTSSISFPKKDEKQTSRFKMKCKQLGKSKSASAIIGVPSPTTFPVRNDHPCDGIEGAILHCKRSLTPCNGRSSLSRCSSDPSHEKSVQMSEEI encoded by the exons ATGAAGGCATTAACAATGCTCAAGTTCTGGAAATCATATTCTAACACATCAAAATTAGATACAGAAGCCGCCATTACTGACAATGATGACGAATCAGTAACTACCATCACTGATTCCACCATTTCCGACAACTTCACTGAAGAAACCGAAGAAACCGAAGACGATGAAGAATCCTTCTTCGAGTTAGAACTTACATCACCATTCTCTTACGACTTCAAATTCTGCCAGGATTCTCCTTGCTTTGAAAATTCATCAGAAAAGAAAGAACCTGAACTAAAACTGAAATCAAAACCTCAATCACCTACCTCTGTTATTCGCTCTGCTTCTCCGAAACTGCGAGTGTTTATGTTTAGTAGATTTAATAAGAAATCGAAATGTGTAGAGGAGGAGGTTTCTGACATTGAAAGCGTTTCGTCCAGTTATTCTCCAAAACGGAATAGTTCAAGTTTATTTAATGTGAAATTTCGAATTGAAGATGGATCAATTGTTCCGAAACTCGCTCGAAGTCGTAGCAATAGCTCAAGCGTTTCAGCTAGTCCAATCATAGAAAAACAAAACTCGGAGGATTATATGGAATCGTCGAAACGATTCTCAAAGGAAACGATTCAGAAATACTTGCATCGGATAAATCCAAAATCGTCCAAAAAGAATACAGACGGCGAAAAATTTATGTCTTCTCCGAGTAGCACATCATCGATATCGTTTCCGAAGAAAGACGAAAAGCAAACAAGTCGATTTAAGATGAAATGTAAACAACTAGGTAAAAGCAAATCAGCGTCAGCGATTATAGGAGTACCTTCTCCGACAACTTTCCCGGTTAGAAACGACCATCCTTGTGACGGAATCGAAGGCGCGATTTTACATTGCAAGCGTTCTCTCACTCCCTGTAACG GTCGTTCGTCATTATCGAGGTGTAGCAGTGATCCATCACATGAGAAATCAGTTCAAATGTCAGAAGAAatatga
- the LOC130825949 gene encoding DEAD-box ATP-dependent RNA helicase 31-like, whose product MPVTPLQSLRCIISPVPVIRFFPMSLNSISQPSSSLPTFRRIFPFKLKYLVLNAKVKVSPRNFSTRPFRSRPDSGSRYNRTESVKAAPLSKSLIEDEDDLSDWVSGLRTSSIKSGVFTEDEDGEDDRGKMKKKGRLGKRGRESNFDFGGSDEEDKGFRQMGKKGFQTSSNSYGNVKDSSRFGRRFDGADEGNESRVRNGKREFDARGGQGEGNRGRGMRAYGDRNGRGEGSRGGGVRAFGDRIVRGEGSRGGRIGREREVGVRDGIKGKEREFGERNRGRVDGRKGALISESDEDEIEMRNEKKSVSSFLDLIGEEDSDENVDDDDEEEEELGKIVGRSRSSLFANDGEKVSSGTSSTNSGESYLSETRFDQCTVSPLSLKAIRDAGYEKMTVVQEATLPVILKGKDVMAKAKTGTGKTVAFLLPSIEVVIKTPPAGRDQTRPPILVLVICPTRELASQAASEAKTLLKYHPSIGVQVVIGGTRLAVEQKRMQANPCQILVATPGRLKDHLENTSGFATRLMGVKVLVLDEADHLLDMGFRKDIERIIAAVPKQRQTLLFSATVPDEVRQISHIALKRDHEYVNTVQEGSEETHAKVRQMHLVVPLENQFSLLYTILKEHISDDVNYKVLVFCTTAMVTRLVADLLGELNLNVREIHSRKPQNYRTRVSDEFRKSKGLILVTSDVSARGVDYPDVTLVIQLGLPSDREQYIHRLGRTGRKGKEGQGLLLLSPWEEFFLNSVKDLPITKATPPMVDPDIKKKVERALSHVEMKNKEAAYQAWLGYYNSNKIVGRDKMRLVELANEFSRSMGLDTPPAIPKLVLGKMGLKNVPGLRTK is encoded by the exons ATGCCTGTAACACCATTACAGTCACTACGCTGTATTATCTCACCTGTTCCGGTAATCCGTTTCTTTCCAATGTCTCTCAATTCAATCAGCCAACCTTCTTCTTCTTTACCCACTTTCCGCCGCATTTTCCCCTTCAAATTAAAATACCTAGTTTTAAATGCAAAAGTAAAGGTTTCTCCTCGCAACTTCTCTACTCGTCCGTTTAGGTCCAGACCCGATTCAGGGTCCAGATATAATCGGACCGAGAGTGTAAAAGCGGCGCCTTTATCAAAAAGTTTAattgaggatgaagatgatttgAGTGATTGGGTTAGTGGGCTAAGAACTAGTTCAATTAAATCAGGGGTTTTTACTGAAGATGAAGATGGGGAGGATGATAGagggaaaatgaagaaaaagggTCGATTGGGTAAGAGGGGCAGAGAAAGTAATTTTGATTTCGGTGGTAGTGATGAGGAGGATAAGGGTTTTAGACAAATGGGTAAGAAGGGTTTTCAGACTTCCAGTAATTCGTATGGGAATGTGAAGGATTCTTCAAGGTTTGGACGGAGATTTGATGGTGCTGATGAAGGGAATGAGAGTAGGGTAAGAAATGGGAAGCGAGAATTCGATGCGAGGGGTGGCCAGGGCGAAGGTAATCGAGGACGCGGGATGAGAGCATATGGGGATAGGAATGGGCGGGGTGAGGGTAGTCGAGGAGGCGGAGTGAGAGCATTTGGAGATAGAATTGTGAGGGGTGAGGGTAGTAGAGGAGGGAGGATAggtagagaaagagaagttggggtAAGAGATGGTATAAAGGGGAAAGAAAGAGAATTTGGAGAAAGGAACAGAGGCCGAGTAGATGGGAGAAAAGGGGCATTAATTTCAGAATCGGACGAGGATGAGATTGAGATGAGGAATGAGAAGAAGTCGGTTTCGAGTTTTCTTGATTTGATTGGGGAGGAAGATAGTGATGAAAatgtggatgatgatgatgaggaggaAGAGGAATTGGGGAAAATTGTGGGTAGGAGTAGAAGTTCTTTATTTGCAAATGATGGTGAGAAAGTTAGTTCTGGAACCAGTTCTACAAATAGTGGTGAATCTTACCTTAGTGAAACAAG GTTTGATCAATGCACAGTCTCACCCTTATCATTGAAAGCAATCAGGGATGCAGGCTATGAGAAGATGACTGTGGTGCAGGAGGCAACTCTACCTGTTATATTAAAAG GTAAGGATGTTATGGCTAAGGCTAAAACAGGAACAGGAAAAACAGTAGCATTTTTG CTTCCATCTATTGAAGTTGTGATAAAAACACCTCCTGCTGGTCGTGATCAAACGCGTCCTCCAATTCTTGTTCTTGTAATATGTCCAACACGTGAGCTTGCTAGTCAAGCTGCTTCAGAGGCTAAGACTTTGCTCAAGTATCATCCTTCCATTGGTGTGCAAGTTGTGATAGGAGGTACGAGACTTGCAGTTGAGCAGAAGCGCATGCAGGCAAATCCTTGTCAG ATTCTCGTAGCTACACCTGGGCGATTAAAGGACCATCTTGAGAATACTTCAGGATTTGCCACTCGGCTTATGGGAGTGAAAGTCCTTGTACTTGACGAAGCCGATCACTTGTTAGACATGGGATTTCGCAAAGATATTGAGAGAATCATTGCTGCGGTTCCTAAACAGCGGCAGACATTACTGTTTTCTGCGACTGTACCTGATGAG GTCCGCCAAATCAGCCACATTGCATTAAAAAGAGATCATGAATATGTCAATACCGTTCAAGAAGGTAGCGAGGAGACACATGCCAAG GTCAGGCAGATGCATTTGGTTGTTCCCTTGGAAAACCAATTTTCTCTATTATACACAATTCTTAAGGAGCATATTTCCGATGATGTGAACTATAAG GTTCTTGTATTCTGTACCACAGCAATGGTCACAAGACTTGTAGCTGATCTTCTTGGTGAGCTTAACTTAAACGTTCGAGAAATCCACTCCAGGAAACCACAGAATTACAGGACCAGAGTGTCAGATGAGTTCCGCAAGTCCAAGGGCCTTATTCTTGTGACTTCTGATGTGTCAGCACGTGGAGTTGATTACCCAGATGTTACCCTTGTCATACAG CTTGGATTGCCATCAGATAGAGAACAATACATACATCGGCTTGGTAGAACTGGACGTAAAGGCAAAGAAGGGCAAGGTTTACTCCTATTGTCACCATGGGAGGAATTCTTCTTGAACTCTGTCAAAGATCTTCCCATAACCAAGGCAACACCACCAATGGTTGATCCTGATATTAAGAAGAAA GTGGAGCGTGCATTATCTCATGTAGAGATGAAGAACAAGGAAGCAGCATACCAGGCATGGCTCGGATACTATAATTCCAATAAGATTGTGGGACGGGACAAAATGAGACTCGTTGAGCTCGCAAATGAGTTTAGCCGGAGCATGGGACTCGACACCCCTCCTGCCATCCCCAAGCTTGTTCTTGGCAAGATGGGTCTAAAAAATGTCCCTGGTTTGCGTACAAAGTAG